In Xiphophorus maculatus strain JP 163 A chromosome 18, X_maculatus-5.0-male, whole genome shotgun sequence, a single genomic region encodes these proteins:
- the LOC102219512 gene encoding trafficking protein particle complex subunit 6B, which translates to MADDSLFEFLHMEIVSHIFNEQQSSKGELDNKDRAACISLLEAMGFRVGQGLIERLTRDTPSFKDELDIMKFICKDFWTKVFRRQVDNLRTNHQGTYVLQDNKFSFLTQFSGGKQYLDQAPKYLAFSCGVVRGALSNLGLESVVTAEVSIMPSCKFQVVIQKL; encoded by the exons ATGGCAGACGACTCCTTGTTTGAGTTTCTCCATATGGAGATTGTTTCGCACATTTTCAATGAGCAGCAGTCGAGTAAAGGAGAGCTGGACAACAAG GACAGAGCGGCATGTATTTCTCTCTTAGAAGCGATGGGCTTCAGGGTGGGACAAGGTCTCATTGAGAG ACTGACACGGGACACCCCCAGCTTTAAGGATGAGTTGGATATtatgaagtttatttgtaaagactTCTGGACTAAGGTGTTTAGGAGACAAGTGGATAACCTCCGGACAAACCATCAG GGGACCTATGTTTTACAGGAcaacaagttttcttttctgactCAGTTTTCCGGTGGGAAACAGTATCTGGATCAGGCCCCCAAG TATCTTGCTTTTTCTTGCGGTGTGGTGAGAGGAGCTCTGTCTAACCTCGGACTGGAGAGTGTGGTGACAGCTGAGGTCTCCATCATGCCGTCAT GTAAGTTTCAGGTGGTCATCCAGAAGCTGTAA